From Enterococcus mediterraneensis, the proteins below share one genomic window:
- a CDS encoding SAM hydrolase/SAM-dependent halogenase family protein — MAGFLVVQTDFGLQDGAVNAMYGVAYQVEPDLTITNLTHEIEPYNIHDASYRLFQSTMYWPAGTVFVSVVDPGVGTERRSVVAKLSGGQYIITPDNGTLTYLAAYTGIEAVRQIDETTQRLPGSSESHTFHGRDVYMFNGARLASGKVSFEELGSELEVKDLVRFPLVPPKQAEDKITGSIDILDIRFGSLWTNIPLEFFKKWGVAYGDRFLVRIYENEVLRYEDRVIFGRSFAQVGEKESVLYINSLLNVGLGINLGSFADTYKIGTGTSWKIIIKKERVA, encoded by the coding sequence ATGGCAGGCTTTTTAGTAGTACAAACTGATTTTGGCTTACAAGATGGAGCAGTCAATGCGATGTATGGTGTGGCTTATCAAGTAGAGCCGGATTTGACTATCACAAATTTGACACACGAGATAGAGCCGTACAATATCCATGATGCCAGCTATCGATTGTTTCAAAGCACAATGTATTGGCCGGCAGGAACGGTTTTTGTATCGGTAGTGGATCCGGGTGTCGGTACGGAACGCCGCAGCGTAGTGGCAAAATTATCAGGCGGGCAATATATTATCACGCCAGATAATGGCACATTGACTTATTTAGCGGCTTATACAGGAATCGAAGCGGTCCGTCAGATCGATGAAACGACTCAACGTTTACCTGGCTCTAGTGAAAGCCATACTTTTCATGGTCGGGATGTCTATATGTTCAATGGTGCGCGGTTGGCAAGCGGCAAGGTAAGTTTTGAAGAGTTGGGTTCAGAATTGGAAGTGAAGGATTTAGTCCGCTTTCCTTTGGTTCCGCCGAAACAAGCGGAAGATAAAATCACTGGTTCCATTGATATTTTAGATATCCGCTTTGGTTCTCTATGGACAAATATTCCACTAGAATTTTTCAAAAAGTGGGGAGTGGCGTATGGGGATCGTTTCTTAGTCAGAATCTATGAAAATGAGGTCTTGCGCTATGAAGACAGAGTAATATTTGGACGTTCGTTTGCCCAAGTAGGGGAAAAAGAATCCGTCTTGTATATCAATTCTTTATTAAATGTTGGATTAGGAATCAATTTAGGTTCTTTTGCTGATACATATAAGATCGGCACAGGAACCAGTTGGAAAATCATTATTAAAAAGGAGAGAGTAGCATGA
- a CDS encoding ECF-type riboflavin transporter substrate-binding protein, with protein sequence MREFTVKHIVAIGIGAAVFFILKRFVTIPTGVPNTDIATAYPFLALLGVIYGPIVAGLAGFIGHAVGDLTTYGAWWSWIIASGFIGVFFGLLAKQIPINAGIFGKKEIIKFLVGETIANLVAWVVIAPVGDILIYAEAPSKVFTQGIVAGLTNAVVTGVIGIILLKAYAQTKTKKGSLIKESD encoded by the coding sequence ATGAGAGAATTTACTGTAAAACACATCGTTGCCATTGGGATCGGAGCCGCCGTCTTTTTCATTTTGAAACGTTTTGTCACAATACCCACTGGTGTCCCTAACACGGATATCGCCACTGCTTATCCGTTTTTAGCTTTATTAGGAGTGATCTATGGCCCGATTGTTGCTGGACTGGCAGGCTTTATCGGTCACGCTGTAGGTGATTTGACGACATACGGTGCTTGGTGGTCTTGGATCATCGCATCTGGGTTCATTGGTGTATTTTTCGGCTTGTTAGCAAAACAGATTCCTATCAATGCGGGAATTTTTGGCAAAAAAGAAATTATAAAATTCTTAGTGGGAGAAACAATCGCTAATCTAGTAGCGTGGGTCGTGATCGCGCCAGTAGGTGATATCTTGATTTATGCGGAAGCTCCTAGCAAAGTATTTACTCAGGGGATCGTTGCGGGACTGACTAATGCAGTCGTGACAGGGGTAATTGGGATCATCTTGTTGAAAGCATATGCTCAAACGAAAACAAAAAAGGGCAGCTTGATCAAAGAATCTGATTAA
- a CDS encoding ABC transporter ATP-binding protein encodes MKKIIEFKNFSFQYDAQAEPTLKHIDLSIYEGEKILIIGASGSGKSTLGKCLNGIIPQNDQGSFEGTLVINGKQFGEASIYDLSLEVGTVLQDTDSQFVGLTVKEDIAFSLENEAADQTTMRQAVKYWAEQTDIANQLEKRPQELSGGQKQRVTIAGVLIDETPILLFDEPLANLDPQAGYDSVQLIDRLYQSTAFTTIIIEHRLEEVLQAPVDRIILMDEGRIVADLPPDDLLRKGLLKKYGIREPLYLTALKKAGVSLSDLADLTDVSTLVSPEFNSALINTFEKQPAVQKTAAKEPLLELKQLTFGYHYNRSIIDQCDLTLYKGEMISLVGHNGAGKTTLSNLITGFYAPDSGDILWKGQSILGDSIKKRAEKIGYVLQNSNQMLSKNQLYDEIALGLRNRQFSEEEIAEKIDRTLKICGLYPFRNWPLSALSHGQKRRVAIASILVLEPEMLILDEPTAGQDYRHYSEMMDFLQELNRHGITILMITHDMHLMLEYTTRTLILKEGRLIADLSPAEALSSQELTKAASLRATSLFNLARNNHVPDAAAFVDSFIKKERQEKTNGE; translated from the coding sequence ATGAAGAAAATAATCGAATTCAAAAATTTTAGTTTTCAATATGATGCTCAAGCTGAACCGACATTGAAACATATTGATTTGTCGATCTACGAAGGGGAAAAAATCCTGATCATAGGAGCTAGTGGTTCGGGAAAGTCAACATTGGGGAAATGTCTTAACGGGATCATTCCGCAAAATGACCAAGGAAGCTTTGAAGGCACGTTAGTCATCAATGGCAAACAATTCGGTGAAGCATCGATCTATGACTTGTCCTTAGAAGTAGGAACGGTCTTGCAAGATACGGATAGTCAATTCGTCGGACTGACGGTCAAAGAAGATATTGCTTTTTCTTTAGAAAATGAAGCGGCAGATCAAACCACGATGCGTCAGGCAGTCAAGTATTGGGCAGAACAGACGGATATCGCGAATCAGTTGGAAAAGCGACCTCAAGAATTATCAGGAGGACAGAAACAGCGAGTGACAATTGCGGGTGTTTTGATCGATGAGACACCGATTCTGTTGTTCGATGAACCTTTGGCGAATCTGGATCCCCAAGCGGGCTATGATTCCGTCCAATTGATTGATCGTCTTTACCAAAGCACTGCGTTTACAACAATCATTATCGAGCACCGATTAGAAGAAGTCTTACAGGCGCCTGTAGATCGGATCATTTTGATGGACGAGGGCCGGATCGTCGCGGACTTGCCTCCAGATGATTTGCTGCGGAAAGGCTTGTTGAAGAAATACGGGATCCGTGAGCCGCTTTATCTGACTGCTCTAAAAAAAGCCGGAGTATCTTTGTCTGACTTGGCGGATCTGACGGATGTTTCAACTTTAGTATCTCCTGAATTCAACTCCGCATTGATAAACACCTTTGAGAAGCAGCCGGCAGTTCAAAAAACAGCTGCAAAAGAACCGCTATTAGAATTGAAGCAACTAACTTTCGGCTATCATTATAATCGATCGATCATCGATCAATGTGACCTTACTTTATATAAAGGCGAGATGATTAGTTTAGTAGGACATAATGGCGCTGGGAAAACGACTTTATCGAATTTGATTACCGGTTTTTATGCGCCGGATTCCGGAGATATTTTGTGGAAAGGTCAAAGTATCCTGGGAGACTCTATCAAGAAACGGGCGGAAAAGATTGGGTATGTTTTACAAAACAGCAACCAGATGCTGTCGAAAAATCAGTTGTATGATGAAATTGCTTTGGGGTTGCGCAATCGTCAGTTTTCAGAAGAAGAGATCGCTGAAAAAATCGATCGTACTTTGAAAATCTGCGGATTATATCCTTTTCGGAACTGGCCTCTTTCTGCTTTAAGCCATGGGCAGAAGCGTCGCGTCGCTATCGCATCAATCCTTGTCTTAGAGCCGGAGATGCTGATTTTAGATGAACCGACTGCCGGTCAGGATTATCGCCATTACAGTGAAATGATGGATTTTCTACAAGAACTGAATCGGCATGGAATCACGATTTTGATGATCACTCATGACATGCATTTGATGTTGGAATATACTACGCGAACATTGATTTTAAAAGAGGGTCGCTTGATTGCTGATTTGTCGCCGGCAGAAGCCCTTTCCTCGCAAGAGTTGACAAAAGCCGCAAGTTTGCGGGCTACCAGTCTCTTTAACTTAGCTCGTAATAATCATGTGCCAGATGCGGCCGCCTTTGTAGATTCCTTCATTAAAAAGGAAAGGCAGGAGAAGACAAATGGAGAATAA